A genomic region of Exiguobacterium sp. Helios contains the following coding sequences:
- the typA gene encoding translational GTPase TypA: MTTVVRNDLRNVAIIAHVDHGKTTLVDELLKQSGTFRANELVEERAMDSNDIERERGITILAKNTAIDYKNTRINIVDTPGHADFGGEVERIMRMVDGVILVVDAREGCMPQTRFVLKKALEQGLQPIVVVNKIDKPMVRPLEVVDEVVDLLIDLGADEDQLEFPVVYASAVNGSSSFDPELENQEDTITNVLDLILEHTPAPVDNSMDPLQFQVTMLDYDNYLGRIGVGRVFRGEIKVGDSVSLSKLDGSIKNFRVTKLFGYFGLKRVEIEAAKAGDLIAIAGMEDINVGETVCPTSHVDPLPLLRIDEPTLQMTFIVNNSPFAGREGDLVTSRKIEERLEKELETDVSLRIENTDSPDRWIVSGRGELHLGILIENMRREGYEIQVSKPQVIIKVEDGVKVEPFERVVIDTPEEYTGGVMESIGLRKGELTNMQTMDNGQTKMEFIVPSRGLIGYRNEFLSATRGYGIMNHTFEEYRPFINADIGGRRSGVMVSIEAGKATAYAISALEDRGTIFIEPGLEVYEGMIIGECNRDVDLAVNVVKAKQLTNMRASAKDTTNVLKRPRVFSLEESLTFLNEDEYCEITPQSVRLRKQVLNKNEREKQDKRRRLGKD, encoded by the coding sequence ATGACAACAGTAGTAAGAAACGATTTACGCAACGTCGCGATCATCGCCCACGTTGACCATGGTAAAACGACACTCGTCGATGAGCTTTTAAAACAATCTGGAACATTCCGTGCGAATGAACTAGTCGAAGAACGCGCAATGGACTCAAATGATATCGAGCGTGAGCGCGGAATCACGATCCTTGCTAAAAATACGGCAATTGATTATAAAAATACACGCATCAACATCGTGGATACACCAGGTCACGCCGATTTCGGTGGTGAAGTAGAACGTATCATGCGTATGGTTGACGGCGTTATCCTTGTTGTCGATGCGCGTGAAGGCTGTATGCCACAAACACGTTTCGTATTGAAAAAAGCACTTGAGCAAGGTCTCCAGCCAATCGTCGTCGTCAATAAAATTGACAAGCCGATGGTCCGTCCACTCGAAGTTGTTGACGAAGTCGTCGACCTCTTGATTGATCTTGGAGCAGATGAAGATCAACTCGAATTCCCAGTCGTTTATGCATCGGCAGTCAACGGCTCAAGTTCCTTTGACCCTGAACTTGAAAATCAAGAAGACACAATTACAAACGTACTTGATTTAATTCTTGAACACACTCCGGCTCCTGTTGACAACAGCATGGATCCTTTACAATTCCAAGTTACAATGCTCGACTACGATAACTATCTTGGACGTATCGGAGTAGGACGCGTCTTCCGTGGAGAAATCAAAGTTGGAGACAGCGTTTCGCTTTCTAAACTTGATGGATCAATCAAAAACTTCCGTGTTACGAAATTATTCGGATACTTTGGTCTGAAACGCGTTGAAATCGAAGCTGCAAAAGCTGGAGATTTGATTGCAATCGCAGGTATGGAAGATATCAACGTCGGTGAAACGGTTTGCCCGACTTCACACGTCGATCCACTCCCATTACTTCGCATTGATGAGCCGACTCTTCAAATGACGTTCATCGTCAACAACTCGCCATTCGCTGGTCGTGAAGGTGACCTCGTCACTTCGCGTAAAATCGAAGAGCGTCTTGAAAAAGAGCTTGAAACAGACGTTTCACTCCGTATCGAAAACACAGATTCACCAGACCGCTGGATCGTTTCTGGCCGTGGTGAACTTCACCTCGGGATTTTGATTGAAAACATGCGTCGTGAAGGATACGAAATTCAAGTATCTAAACCGCAGGTAATCATCAAAGTTGAAGACGGCGTTAAAGTTGAGCCGTTTGAGCGCGTTGTCATTGATACACCTGAAGAGTACACAGGTGGCGTCATGGAATCGATCGGTCTCCGTAAAGGTGAACTGACGAACATGCAAACAATGGATAACGGACAAACAAAAATGGAATTCATCGTTCCTTCACGTGGATTGATCGGATACCGGAATGAATTCTTATCTGCAACACGCGGATACGGAATCATGAACCATACATTCGAAGAATACCGTCCGTTCATCAACGCGGATATCGGTGGACGCCGCAGTGGTGTTATGGTCTCAATCGAAGCTGGTAAAGCGACTGCATATGCAATTTCTGCACTTGAAGACCGCGGAACGATCTTCATCGAGCCAGGCCTTGAAGTTTACGAAGGAATGATCATCGGTGAATGTAACCGTGACGTCGACCTCGCTGTTAACGTTGTTAAAGCGAAACAATTGACGAACATGCGTGCATCTGCGAAAGATACAACAAACGTTCTTAAACGTCCACGTGTCTTCTCACTTGAAGAATCATTAACATTCTTGAATGAAGATGAGTACTGTGAGATCACACCGCAATCAGTTCGTCTTCGGAAACAAGTATTAAACAAAAACGAACGTGAAAAACAAGACAAGCGTCGTCGTCTTGGTAAAGACTGA
- a CDS encoding DUF5325 family protein — MRILFLLLAIIAVGSMAAIGIFIAEQNVLMIVVSLLLTIGTMGVGFVLKARLRKQA; from the coding sequence ATGCGGATTCTTTTTTTATTGTTAGCCATCATCGCAGTCGGTTCAATGGCTGCCATCGGTATTTTTATTGCGGAACAAAACGTGCTCATGATCGTCGTCTCACTTCTTTTGACCATCGGGACAATGGGAGTCGGCTTCGTCTTGAAAGCACGTTTACGTAAACAAGCCTAA
- a CDS encoding inositol monophosphatase family protein, with the protein MQGIELHAIDLIKRAGKYIRQKMDQAYHIEEKTNKSDLVTEIDQHVEDLLIQGILDRYPDHHVYGEEGRIVRPDTLEGTVWFVDPIDGTMNFIRQKRLFAISIAIMVEGELRYGFVYDVMADELFHAIKGQGAYENGIRLAPIQDRPVKEAIICMNATWVTANRRIDSNLLTPLVRDAVGVRAVGAASLELAWVAAGRVDGYITMRNMPWDYTGGQVLIEELGGRVGTIEGMDMTYLEQTSVLAGSRQFVEDVLTYVKK; encoded by the coding sequence ATGCAAGGGATTGAGTTACATGCGATCGATCTAATCAAACGGGCGGGTAAATATATTCGTCAAAAGATGGATCAAGCGTATCATATAGAAGAAAAAACAAATAAAAGTGATCTCGTCACAGAAATTGACCAACATGTTGAAGATTTATTGATTCAAGGAATCTTGGATCGATACCCGGATCATCATGTGTATGGAGAAGAAGGGCGAATCGTTCGTCCGGATACACTGGAAGGAACGGTCTGGTTTGTCGATCCGATTGATGGGACGATGAATTTCATCCGTCAAAAACGCTTATTCGCGATTTCGATTGCCATTATGGTAGAAGGGGAATTGCGTTACGGATTCGTGTATGATGTGATGGCTGATGAACTATTTCATGCCATCAAAGGGCAAGGGGCTTACGAAAACGGGATTCGACTCGCACCAATCCAGGATAGACCGGTCAAAGAAGCCATCATTTGTATGAATGCGACATGGGTGACGGCGAACCGGCGAATCGATTCTAATTTATTGACGCCACTTGTCCGGGATGCGGTTGGCGTTCGGGCTGTCGGTGCGGCCTCACTGGAACTTGCGTGGGTCGCGGCGGGACGGGTCGATGGTTACATCACGATGCGAAATATGCCGTGGGATTATACAGGTGGACAAGTATTGATTGAAGAACTTGGCGGACGTGTCGGGACAATCGAGGGAATGGACATGACATATCTTGAACAAACGAGCGTACTGGCAGGAAGCCGGCAATTCGTCGAGGATGTGTTGACGTACGTGAAAAAATAA
- a CDS encoding UPF0223 family protein, translating to MAVNYPINPDWSTDEIVTVIQFFNMVEEAYEKGIDRMVFLNAYQAFKTIVNSKSEEKQLDQFYFEETGCSSYRAVQQARKQTDALLRLKK from the coding sequence ATGGCGGTCAATTATCCGATTAATCCGGACTGGTCTACGGACGAAATCGTAACAGTCATCCAATTTTTTAATATGGTCGAAGAGGCTTACGAAAAAGGAATCGATCGAATGGTCTTTTTGAATGCCTACCAGGCTTTTAAAACCATCGTCAATTCAAAGTCGGAAGAAAAACAGCTCGACCAGTTTTATTTTGAAGAAACAGGATGTTCGAGCTACCGGGCTGTTCAGCAAGCAAGAAAACAAACAGATGCTTTGTTGCGTTTAAAAAAGTAA